From the Flavobacterium galactosidilyticum genome, one window contains:
- a CDS encoding restriction endonuclease subunit S: protein MPHNWKTYKLGEIADVQNGYAFKANELVGEGIPVIKIKNIISPNVTIEDVSYFNGNLTTQLEKYIAKQGDFLISMTGSTVNVMSSAVGKMGRYRLNDVSLINQRVGKIYVTVPDVVSFDYLCQYLNRYEIHYNLALNATGSANQANISPVQIKNIDILLPSLEEQQAIASILSDIDDKIENNLAINKTLEEMAMALYKHWFVDFGPFQDGEFIESELGMIPEGWKVKKIGDIVTVIGGYAFKSKWFQETGIKVLKIKNINNNIVDISKCDCISEVVSKTINKKFNVTKGDYLVAMTGAEVGKVGVVPNYSQDLWLNQRVGKFNDKVIKNASILIGKIMQTNDFYKIIQGLAYGSAQPNISSSDIENINIILPNDNNVLDVLINDFVHLHDITTENLTENLTLTQLRDTLLPKLISGEVQLKEFQEQLATII, encoded by the coding sequence ATGCCACACAACTGGAAAACATATAAACTTGGAGAAATTGCCGATGTTCAGAATGGCTATGCTTTTAAAGCAAACGAATTAGTAGGTGAAGGTATTCCTGTCATTAAAATTAAAAATATCATTTCACCAAATGTAACAATAGAAGATGTAAGTTATTTCAATGGGAATCTAACTACCCAGCTTGAAAAGTATATTGCTAAACAAGGCGATTTTTTGATTTCTATGACTGGCTCAACTGTGAATGTTATGAGTTCTGCTGTTGGTAAAATGGGTAGATATAGATTGAATGATGTATCGCTAATTAATCAAAGAGTTGGTAAAATTTATGTAACTGTTCCAGATGTTGTTTCATTTGATTATTTGTGCCAATACTTAAACAGATATGAAATTCACTATAATCTTGCTCTTAATGCAACTGGTAGTGCAAATCAAGCAAATATATCTCCTGTACAAATAAAAAACATAGATATACTTTTACCCTCTTTAGAAGAACAACAAGCCATAGCCTCAATCCTTTCTGATATAGACGACAAAATAGAGAACAACCTCGCCATTAACAAAACCCTCGAGGAAATGGCCATGGCACTCTATAAACATTGGTTTGTAGATTTTGGACCGTTTCAGGACGGGGAATTTATAGAAAGTGAATTGGGGATGATTCCTGAAGGATGGAAAGTGAAGAAAATTGGAGATATAGTTACTGTAATAGGCGGTTACGCTTTCAAATCTAAATGGTTTCAAGAAACTGGAATTAAAGTTTTAAAAATCAAAAACATAAACAACAACATTGTTGATATTAGTAAATGTGATTGTATTTCAGAAGTAGTTTCAAAAACTATTAATAAAAAGTTCAATGTTACTAAAGGTGATTACCTAGTAGCTATGACTGGAGCCGAAGTTGGGAAAGTTGGAGTTGTTCCAAATTACAGCCAAGATTTATGGTTAAACCAACGTGTTGGAAAATTCAATGATAAAGTAATAAAAAATGCTTCCATATTAATTGGGAAAATTATGCAAACCAATGATTTTTATAAAATTATTCAAGGTCTTGCTTATGGTAGTGCACAACCCAACATTAGTTCTTCTGATATAGAGAACATAAATATTATATTACCAAATGACAACAATGTATTAGATGTATTAATTAATGATTTTGTTCATCTACATGATATAACCACTGAAAATTTAACTGAAAATCTAACCTTAACCCAACTCCGTGATACCTTACTACCCAAGTTAATCAGCGGGGAAGTACAGTTAAAAGAGTTTCAGGAACAACTAGCAACTATAATATAA